The genomic window GTCCCGACCGCGTGGATCTTGAGATTGTCGCGCTCGGCCAGGCCCTTCGGAATGATGCCGGAGGCGCGCATGCCGGCGAACGATCCAAGCAGGCCCGGATACGGCGCGCTGAGGTTGATCTGAACCGTCAGCGGGTCGACGACCTTGGTTTCGGCGATCGTGTCGAACCAACCGCGCCAGGGCGACGCGGTCTTCGGATCGACGATCCGGTCGACGGTGTATTTCACGTCATCGGCGGTCATCGTCTGGCCGTTATGGAACTTTACGTTCGGCCGCAGGTGGAAGATGTAGGTCTTGCCGCCGTTCTGGGTCTCCCACTTCTCGGCCAGCATCGGGACGATCTGGTTCTTGTCGTTGTAGCCGGTGAGGCTCTCGTAGATGTGCTCGTAGGCCTGCGCGGACGAGAAGTTGGAGTTGGTATGCGGATCGAGGCTGACCGGGTCCACCTCGGCCGCGGCCACCAACATGCCGCCGCGCTTCGGCGCCGCCGCGGCGCCGAACGCCTCCGGCAGCCCGGTCCCGCGAACGAGATCGAGCCCGGCGAGTCCTCCGCCGAGCGCGAGACCACCGGCGAGTACCTGTCTCCGGGTCATCCTGCTATTGGACGTCGTTCGTGCCATCGTCCACCCCCCTGGATCTGATGCGCACAAGCCTTTGAAAATACGGCCCGCCCGTCGCAGAGGTTCGTTCCATAGAATCACCGGGTCTCCTGTACACCGTGCGCCGCGGGCCGGTCACGAGTACCTGAGGCGCGGATCGAGGTAGTCCCGAAGGCCGTCCCCGAGCAGGTTCAGGCTCAACACGCTGAGCACGATGGCGGCCCCCGGGAAGATGCTGATCCACCAGGCTTGGCGGAGATACACCTGCCCCTCGCTGATGATCCCGCCCCACGTCGGAATCTGCGGCGGAATACCGACCCCAAGGAAGCTCAGCGCCGCCTCGCCGAGCATCGCGTACGCGGTGATAAACGTCGCCTGGACGATCACCGGGGACGCCGTATTGACCAGGATGTGGCGGAGCAGGATGCGCGCGACCGGCGCGCCCAACGCCCGGGCGGCCTCGACGTACTCCTGGGAGGCCACAACCAGCACGGAGGCGCGCACGATCCGCGCGACGCGCGGCGTGTACACGAAGCCGAGCGCGATCACCACGTTCCGGGCGCTCGGGCCCAGCGACGCCATGAGCGCGATCGCGAGCAGGATATCCGGGAACGCCATCAGCCCGTCCATCACCCGCATCAAGAGGCGGTCCGCCCGGCGGTTGGTCCCGGCGATCAGGCCCACGGCGATGCCGGCCGTCGTCGCGAGCGCAGTGACGAGCGCGCCCACCGCGAGCGACAGCCGCGCCCCATACAGCGTCCGGCTGAGGATGTCGCGGCCGAACTCGTCGGTGCCGAACGGATGCGCGTGGCCCGGCGCGGCGAGGCGCGCGGGCACGTCGAGGGCGATGGGATCGTACGGCGCGAGCTGCGGCGCCAGGAGCGCCGCTCCCAGCACGACCAGCAGCAGCACGAGGCCCACGGCCACGATGCGCCGCCGCCGCACCATGCGCGCGAGCAGGGCGACCGGGCCGCGACGGCCGAACCGGCCCCCGGCGACCGGCATGCCGGCCGGCACCACGGAAGGACGCGCGGTTTGGTCCGCCGCCGTCAATACCGGACCCGCGGATCGACGACGAAGTACATCATGTCGACGGCCAGGTTGACGAGGACGTAGATCGTCGCAACCAGCAGCACCACGCCCTGAATCACGGGGTAGTCGCGCCGCAGCACGGAGGAGACCACCAACTGCCCGATGCCGGGGAGGCTGAACACCGTCTCCGTCACCACCGCGCCCCCCATCAGCGCCGCGAAGGTCAGCCCGATCACGGTGAGGATCGGCACGAGCGCGTTGCGCATGGCGTGCCTGAAGATCACGCGCGGCCGCGGCAGGCCCTTCGCGCTCGCGGTGCGGATGTAGTCGTTGCCGAGCACGTCGAGCAGGCTGCTGCGCGTGAACCGGATGATCAGCGAGGAGTTCGGCAGCCCGAGCGCCAGCGCCGGCAGGAGCAGATAGTGCAGGCTCAGCCCCAGCCCGGCGCCGGGCGGCCGGTACCCGGACGACGGCAGCCATCCCAGATCAACCGCGAACAGCACGATCAGCGACAGCCCCAGCCAGAAACTGGGCACCGCCGCCCCCAGCATCGCGAGCGCGAGGCTGGCCTGGTCGAGCCACGAGTTGCGGAAGACCGCGGAGACGATGCCGACGGGAATCCCGATCGCGAGCGCCACGCCGAGCCCGAGCAGAGAGAGCATCGCGGTCGGGCCGGCGTGCTCGACGATGTCGGTCGTCACCGGCAGGTGCAGAAAGAACGACAGCCCCAGGTCGCCCCGAACCGCGCGGCCGATCCACAGCGCAAACTGCAGCGGCAGCGGGCGGTCGAGACCGAGATCGTGCCGCAGCGCGGCCACCTGCTCCGCGGTGGCATCCTGCCCGAGCAGCACGCGCGCCGGGTCCCCCGGCGTGACGTGGATCAGCATGAACACCACGACCGCGACGACCAGCAGCACCGGCAGCAGCGCCGCCAGCCGTCCCGTCAGGTACGAGAGCACGAGTTAGCCGGCGTTGATTACATCACAGCCGGCCGACCGGCGGCCGGCATCACTTCACCGCGGCCACGTTCCACGGCACGATCCAGTACGAGGCCCGGAACGTCTCGAGCGCCCGGCTCCGCAGCATCAGTGTGTAGAACTCGCCGGGCCGGACGATCGGCGCTTCCTTGTACATGAGCGCCTGGAGCTTGGACCACGTCTTCACGCGGGCGGCCGGGTCGGACTCGCTCGTGAACTCGCCGAGCAGCGAGTTCTTCGTCGACGTGTCCCACCACCCCGGGTACGCCGAGCTGAACACGGTGATCAGCGCCGGATCGGGCACGAACCCGTGCGAGGTGGTGAACAGGTCGTAGTCGGCGGGCTTGCCGCGGTGGTCGAGCACGCCCGCCCACTCCAGCACCTGCATGTCGACCGTGAATCCGGCGTGCTGCAGCTGTGACGTCGCCACCACGGTGCTCTTGAACATGTAGTCGTACTGCTGGGTCGTGAGCCACCGCACCGGCTGGCCGGAGTAGCCGGCCTCCTTCATCAGCTCCTTGGCCCGCGCCACGTTGTGGACGTTGTACCACTCCGAGCCCGCCGTCGTGTACCACGGCGTCCCCTTCGGGTACACGCTCGGGTACAGCGAGTACAGGTCCGGATTCCCGAAGGTGGCCGACATGATCGGCTGCATGTCGAGGGCGACCAGGACAGCCTCGCGCAGCTTCTCGTTCGTCATGATGCCCTGCTTCTTGTTGAAGAAAAACGTGAGGAACGACCCCGGCCGGATGATCTCCGGGACCACCCGCTGGTCGTTCTTCAACGAGGCGTAGGCATCTTGGTTGATGCCGTCGGCGACGTCGTAGTCGCCGCTCTGCACCCCGGCGATCCGCGTCGCCACCTGCGAGACGGGATAGTAGAGAACCTCGTCCGCCCATGCCTCGCGCCGGCCGGCGTATCCGTTCGCCGGCTCGCTGCGCGCGGCGTAGTGATCGAAGCGCGCGAGCTTGACGTAGCGGTCCGGCGCCCACTCGACGAAGCGGTAGGGGCCCGTCCCGACGAACTGTTTGAGCGGGCTGGTGCCGGCCGCCTCGACGATCTCGCGCGGCATGATCGCGGCGGCGCCGTTCGGCAGCGCGAGAAACGCCAGCAGCGGCGCGTACGGACGCTTCAGCTTGATCACGACGCCGTCCGCCAACGGCTGCACGCTGTCCACGTTCTGGTAGACGGAGGGGCCGCGGGGGCTGACCCGGCCCCAGCGGTTCAGTGACGCGACGACGTCCGCCGGCGTCACGTCGCGTCCGTTGTGGAACGGGACGTTCTTGCGGAGGGTGATGGTGTAGGTCAGGCCGTCCTTGCTCACGTTATACGACGACGCGAGCAGCGGCTGGATCCGCCAGTTGGCGTCGAAGATAAAGAGCTCCTCGAAGACCGGGAGCGTGATCGTGGACGTGAGGTCGGCCGTCGTCGCCACGGTGTCGAGCGTGAGCGGCTCGCCGATCTCGGCGATCCGCAGCGTGCCGCCGCGCCGCGCCGCCGCCGCGGCGATCCCCGCGTCCCGGGTCCCGCCCAGCCATCCCGGCGCCCCCCGATCGGTTCCGGCGGCCAGTCCCGCCCCGGCGGCCGCCGCCACGGTCAACAGTCCGCGCCGCGTGATCCGCGTCACTGCGTCCCCCTTGTCCCGATCCTGAGCCACGGCCAGCCCTCCTCGTTTGTCACGGCGCAGGCAAGCCTGTCTGCGCGCGCGCCCCGTATAAGGGTCCCACCGTCTTTGTCGCGGCGACGCGTTCTCCCTCCGGCGCATCCGATCTCGTTTTCGTCGGCGGCCCGGGGCCGGGTATAAACTTCGATGTGGCCATCCTCCAAGTCTTGATCGGACTCGCCCTGCGGTCGCTGGGACGCGTCGCCAACACGGCGCTGGGATGGGCCACGGTGCTGCTGTTCGGGCGGATCCCGCAGCAGCGCCAGATCATCGTCACGACCATGGCCTTCGGGTCGGTCGTCTGGTTGGTCGCGATCACCGGCATTGTGTGGCCCGCGTTCGCGGCGTTCCTGCTCGCCTTTGTGACCCTGGCGCCGTGGGTGAACCAGGCCTGGATCCGCGTGGCGATGCTTGCCGCCGCCGCGGCGATTCCGCTGGTCGTCGGTGCCGCTGCGCTGCTTCTGATCGATCCGCCGTACCGGCCGCGCGGCGCGGCCAACATCGCGCGGGAGCTGCTCCCGGGCTATCGTTACACGCTTGGCATGGCCGTCACGCTGATCGTCACCGCCTTCATCGCCCCCGTCACCCAGGTACGGACGCTGCTGCACCGCTGGACCACGCGGCACATGCCGGTGGTCATTCACGCCGCGCACTACGACGCGGTAGTCCGGGAGATCGAGGGCGTCCTGGCCGGCGGCGGCATCGGCGTGCGCCGGGTGCCGACGAGTCCGCTCATCAGCGGACCGATCCGCATGCTGGTGCTCTTGATCGGCGGGACGGTTGCCGGCATGGTGACGCACGACCTGGCGACCTTCGCCGGCGCCGGCCTCGAAGTGACGGTACACCCGTTCGACATCGTCATCACCGGGCACGTCCGGCGCGTGACCGCGGTCCAGGCCCTGCTCACCGAAATGCTGCCCTTCACCCCGGCCTACCTGACCTGGACGCGGGACGCCAACGAGATCGAGGACCGGCTTCGCGAAGCCTGGCGCGCCCACACGGCGCAGGAGGCGCATCGTTTGCCCGCGCCGCAGGCACAGAAGCGGCCGGAGGTCCCTGGGCCCGCGGCGGTCGCCCTGCCGGCGCTCGACGACATCGAGCGCACGATCCGGCACACCGGCGTCGCGTTCGAGGAGTGGGAAGTGCTGTTTCGCGAGTTCCTGCTCGTGGAGCGGCGGATGCGGCTCGCCGCGCTCCGGGGCGAGGACGTCCCGGAGATCCGCCGGGCCGGCTGACGCGCCGAGGCCGGTGTTGGTCTAGAACACGTCGATTCGCGCCACCCGTTGCGTGGTCGTATCGACCCAGAAGCGGATGCCGCCGTACTCCATCTTCCGCATGCCGGCCTCGCCGAGCGTGACCGCGCCCGGCGACCCCATGGCCAGCTGCACGCCGAGCAGCGCGGACCCGCGCACGCCCCCGGGCCCGGACGTGTGCAGGTTCTTTTCGGTGGTGTACGCCGGGAGGTAGCGGACGCTAACCTGTGTGATCCGCCCGTCCGGAAGGCACGTCACCGCAAACCCGCTCGCCGCGGCAGAGCCGTCGTGCGCCGGACTGGTATACCACCGGTATTCGCGCAGCCGCGCGGGCCCGTCGACCACCACCGCGCTGGACTTGTAGGGACCGAGCGCCGCCGCGGCCCGCGCGAGCGGCACCCCGAGGGCGACGGCTCCGATCCCCTGTCCGGGCACGATCTGGTGCGCCGTTGCCGCGTACGACGTCCCGCCCGCGAGCAGCGCTACGAGCGCGGCCGCCGCCAAGTGTCTGATCGGCGCTACCTCGCGCGCGCGAATTTCTGCAGGCTGCGCAGTTCGCGGGGCGGGGTCAATCCCTTACCGCGGATCGTGTACGAGACCTCTCCGACGTAGACGTCGCCCCGCGAATCGACGGCCACCGTGTGCGGGGCGACGAACTCGCCCGGGCCGCTTCCGGGCAGCGGCGCGCCGATCCGCGCGATCCGCTCGCCGGACGGCGCGAAAATCGAGAGGCGGGCGCCGAGGTTCTGGATCCCCTCGCTGACCCCGATGCTGGAGCACAACTCCCCGACGTAGATGCGGTCCTGGTCGCCCTGGCGGTCGACGTACAGGCCGCACGGACGGTACAGGTTGTTCCACTGGCCGACGAAGCGGCCGCCCCCGTCGAAGATCTGGACGCGGAAATTCTCGCGGTCCGCGACGTAGACGCGGCCCTGCCGGTCCACCCCGACGTTGTGGGGCAGGTTGAACTGGCCCGGGTCGGTGCCCGGCTCGCCCCACGACCCGAGATGCCTGCCGTCCGCGGTGAATCGGTGCACGCGCGTGTTGCCGTAGCCGTCGGTAATGTAGAGCGAGCCGTCCGCGGCCAGCGCGACGTGCGTCGGCCGGTTGAAGGGCGTGCCGCTCCACTTCGGCGCCGGCTTGTTGGGGGTGCCGATTGTCAGCAGCACCTTGCCGTCCAGGGTGCAGTGGCGGATCGTGTGGTCGCCGTCGTCGACGAGCCAGAGCGTATCGTCGGGCGCCATCGTCGCGGCGTGGGGCCGCGTGAACGCGCCCTCGCCCCACGAGCCGACGAATGCGCCGTCGCGGTCGAGCACGATCACCGGATGCTTGCCGCGGTTGAACACGTAGGCGCGGTCCTGCCGGTCCACCGCCACGCCCGAGACCTCGAGGTACGACCAGCCGTCCGGCAGCCTGCCCCAGTTGTCCTGAACCTCGTACGTGTGCTCCCCGGTGCCGACGCGCATCGCGGCCCTCCCCTGGTCAGTCTTCCACCGTGGCGGTAGACGACGTGTTCGCGGATCGGCGAAGCGTTTCCCCTCGGGGGGCCCCGGAGCCGGCGGCTACCCGCCGCAAGGCCAAGTCAGCGCAGGGAACGCCCGGCCGGCCTGCGAAGTCGAACCGCATCATGGCCGGCCGTCATTTTCTGCAGATCCCGGGTCCCACCAACGTCCCCGAGCGCATCCTGCGCGCGATGGACCGCGCCGTGGTCGACCACCGGGGACCCGATCTTCCCGCCGTCGTGCACGAAGCGGTTGCGGGATTGAAGCAGGTGTTCGGCACGGCGCGGGGCGAGATCGTCCTGTACCCGGCATCGGGCACCGGCGCGTGGGAGGCCTCGCTCGTCAACACGCTCAGCCCCGGTGACCATGTGCTCGCCTTCGTCAACGGCCACTTCAGCCAGCTCTACGCCGAGTGCGCGCGGCGGCTCGGGCTCACGGTCGAGACGGTCGAAGTGCCCTGGGGCGAGGCCGTGCCGCCGGAACAGGTGCGCGACCGCCTGTCGCGCGACGGGGAACGCCGGTACCGCGCGGTGCTCGTCGTGCACAATGAGACGTCGACCGGCGTCACGACGGATCTCGCGGCCGTCCGCGCGGCGATCGACGCGGCCGGGCACCCCGCGCTCTACTTCGTCGACGTCGTGAGCGCCCTCGGCAGCATCGACCTACGATTCGACGAGTGGAAGATCGACGTCGCGCTGACCGGGACGCAGAAGGGGCTCATGCTGCCGCCGGGTATGGCGGTGCTGTGCGCGGGCCCGCGCGCCCTCGAAGCGGGCGAGCGGGCGACGCTGCCGCGGTACTTCTTCGACTGGCGCCCCGTCGTGCGGGAGATGCAGCGCGGCTACTTCCCCTACACGCCGGCGACGCTGATGCTGTACGGACTGCGTGAAGCCGTGCGCATGCTGCTCGAAGAGGGCCTGCCGAACGTATTGGAACGCCATCGCCGGCTCGCCGAGGGCGTACGGCGCGCCGTCACGGCCTGGGGCCTCGAGAACCTGTGCGCGCGCCGGGAGTGGTACTCGAACAGCCTCACCGCGGTCGTGGTCCCGCACGGCGTCGACTCCGACGCCGTCGTCCGTGCCGCGGCGGCGCGGCTCAACCTCTCGCTCGGCGTCGGGCTCGGCCGGGTGAAGGGCAAGGTCTTTCGGATCGGGCACCTCGGCGCGCTGAACGAGCTCGAGGTCCTCGCGACGCTCGCCGGCACCGAGCTGGCGTGTACCATGGCCGGCGTCCCGGTCCCGCTCGGCGCGGGCGTGACGGCGTGCGAGCGCTATTTCGCCGAGCAGTACGCCGGCACGGCGCCGGCCAGGCCCACGGCCGCGAAGGCGGCCCTCACCTAACCGTCCCGGGCCGCCCGTCCACCCGCCAACAGCCGGTCGACCGCCGTCCTGTCCGGCACGCCGCCCGTCTCGCACCGCAGCGCGGCCGCGGCGGACGCGAAGCGCAGCGCCGCCTCCGGATCGCATCCTTCGCCCAGCGACAGCGTGAACGCGCCGTGAAACACGTCCCCCGCGCCGGTGGTGTCGCGGGCGGCCACGTCGAACGCCGGCACCCGGCCGCCGTCGTGCACCACGCCCCGCGCGCCGAGGGTAACCGCGCCCCACACGCCGTCCGCGCGCAGCCGTTCGAGTAAGGCGCCGGCGCCGCCGGCCTGCCGCGCCATCTCCTCGTCCGCGACGACGTGGGTCGCGGCGCGCGCCAGCGCCCGCGTCTCCGCGGTGTCGACATCGGAAAAATCCATCACGACCGGAACGCCCGCCGGCCGCGCGGCGGCGGCGAGCGCCTGCCCCGCGCGCGGGAACCGGCTGTCCACCAACACCGCGCCCGCGCCTTCGAGGGCCGCGATCGGGGCCCACGCGGGGTCATCGTGCAGCGCCTCGCCCGGGTACGCGCAGATGAACCGCTCCCCTCCCGGCACGATCACGATCGACGAGACGGCCGTCTTGCCGGCCGCCGCCACGCTCATGAACCGGGTATCGACGCCGTAGGATTCCAGAGCCGCCGCCACGCGAACGCCCGCGGGGTCCCCGCCCCGTGGACCGGCGAAAATCGCCGTACCACCGAGACGCGCCACCGTGGCCGCCGCCACGGCGGCCCCGCCGCCAAGATCTTCCACGTAGGCCGTCGCCGGCGTCCGGCCGCTCACCGGCGGCCAGGTGTCCACCCAGATGCGGTGGTCGAGGACGGCCAGGCCGAGCAGGACGACGCGAGGCATCGTTGGGGCGCCGCGGGGAACGAGCGCGAGTCCGCCGGTCTTACGAGGACGCGCGCGCCCGCACGCGCTCGCCCGCGAGGCGCCTGAAGTTGCCTTCGTCGATCATCCGGCGGCGGTCCGCGGAGATGCCGCTCTCGTCGAGATCCGCGATGGTGTCGCGGATGTAGCGGGCGCCGCCTTCGGGGTCGAACGGCGTGTCGCTGCCGAACAGCACGCGCTCCGGCGGAAAATACGCGAGGCCGCAGCGCATCGCGTGGGCCGCGCCGAAGAGCGCCGTGTCGGCGTAGAAGCGCGGGAAGTACCACGCCGGCGGATGCGCGAGCGGCACCGGCAGCGTCTCGGTCTGTCCCTCCGCGCCCCGCGTGCCGAATTGCTCGAACCCGCCGTTCATGCGGCCGACGAAATGGGGCGCCATCCCGCCGAAGTGATGCGCGACGATCACCGCATCGGGGTGCCGGTCGAACAATCCGGTGAAGACGAGGCGCGCCATCGCCACCGTCGTCTCGTACGGCCAGCCGAAGATCTGCCAGAGGTCGTATCGCGATTGGGTTTCCGTCACGTAGTCGGCGAACGCCGGCGCGCGCGCCGGATGAAGAAAGACCGGCATCCGCCGCCGCGCGGCCTCCTCGATGACCGCAAGCGTCGGCGGCTCGTCGAGCGGCCGTCCCGCGACGTTGGAGTAGATCTGCACGCCGACGAACGCGGGATGTCCGGCGAGCCGCTCGAGCTCCCGCAGACTGGCGTCGGGATTGTTCAGCGGCAGCCCGCCGAAGGCGCCGGCAAAGCGGTCGGGGTGCGCGGCGACCAGCTCGGCCAGTTCGTCGTTGGCCACGCGGGCCAGGCCCGGCGTGGTCTCCGGCGAGCCCAGGCGGTCGATCGACGGCAGCGCGAGCGACAGCACCTGCCGGTACTCCCCGAAGCCGTCCATGATGCGGAACCGCACGTTCAGATCGAACAGACACGGGATGCCCTTCATGCGCTTCGCCATGAAGAATCCCGGCATCGCGTTCAGCTTCGCGAAATACCGCGCCGGGAGAACGTGCGCCGCCACGTCGATGCGCATGGCCATGGGGTACGCCGCCGCGCGATACGCTCCTCCAGGAGGCCGGCGGGCGGCCGCGTCAGGCGCCGCCGCCCGCCATCACCCGTCCTCCCTGCACGACGAGCGAGACGCGCCGCAGCGCCGCGATATCGGCCGTGGGATCGCCGTCGACCGCGACCAGGTCGGCCACCTTGCCCCGGGCGATCACGCCGAGCCGGTCGGCGGCGCCGAGCGCCTCCGCCCCGTGCCGCGTCGCGGCGACCAGCGCCTCGGACGCGCGCATGCCACACTCCACCATGTGCGCGAGCTCCTCCGGCAGCGACTCGAACCTGCCCAGCCCGAAGAAGATGTCCGTACCCGCCGCCATCGTGACCCCGGCCGCCATCGCGATCTGGTAGCTCTCCGCGGCGCGCTTCGCGCGGACGGGAATCGACCGCATCATCGGGACCGCTTTGTACTCCTCCCACCGGTCCATGAGCAGTTTCAAGACGAGCAGCGTCGGCACCATGGTGATCCCGCGGTCCGCCATGGCGCGGGCGGTGGCTTCGTCGAGGTCGCAGCCGTGCTCGATCGTATCCACACCCGCGCGGATCGCCATCTTGGTGGACTCGAGCAGCGACGCGTGGCACGCCACCCGGCGGCCGAGCCGGTGCGCCTCGTCGACAATGGCGTCCATCTCGTCCTGGGTGAACTCCACCACGTTGAGCGGGCCGTTCGTCGTCACCTTGATGCAGTCGGCGCCGGCCCGGACCTGCTCCCGCACCGCCCGCCGGCAGTCGTCCGGGCCGTCCGCCTCGCGCGCCGTGCCCGGGGGAGCCGGCGGCTCGGAGCCGTGGCCGCCGGTCATGCAGATGATTTGGCCGCACGGATACACGCGAGCGCCCGGCAGGTCGCCGCGGGCCACGGCGTCCCGGACGGCCATGCCTACCCCGCCCTGCGTGCCGACGTCGCGGAGACAGGTGATCCCGGCGAGCTGGGCGGTCCGTACGTTGCGGGCCGCCGCGAGGGCCACCGCGGCCACGTTCGGCACCGCCGCCCTCGTACCCCAGCCGAGATGCACGTGCAGATCGATCAGCCCCGGCAGCAGCGTGCGGCCCGAGAGATCGATCGTGCGGGCGGACCCGTCGTCTCCGGCCGCGTCGCCGGGCAGCACGTCCGCGATGAGGTCGTCCTCGACCACTACGGTGTGCCGCTGTGGAGCGCCGCGTCCGGTGCCGTCGAAGACGCGGGCTCCACGCAAGATCGTCCGGCTCATCGCGATGCGCTCCTCGTCTGGACTGTCGGTGATGTTACGGCCGCCGAGAGAATTTGACCTGCACAAACGAGAAGGGAGCGGCGCGGAACCCGCTCCCTCCCCGGCGATCCGATCCGCGGCCGCCCGCGCGGCGGGCCCGACGTCAGGCCGCGTGCCCGACGATGAGGCCGTTGGCGCCGAGGCCGTTCAACGGCACCGTTTCAATCCTGCGAAAACCTGCCTCGTCCAACATCGCCTCGTACTCGGCCGCGGTGTAATTGC from bacterium includes these protein-coding regions:
- a CDS encoding ABC transporter permease; protein product: MPVAGGRFGRRGPVALLARMVRRRRIVAVGLVLLLVVLGAALLAPQLAPYDPIALDVPARLAAPGHAHPFGTDEFGRDILSRTLYGARLSLAVGALVTALATTAGIAVGLIAGTNRRADRLLMRVMDGLMAFPDILLAIALMASLGPSARNVVIALGFVYTPRVARIVRASVLVVASQEYVEAARALGAPVARILLRHILVNTASPVIVQATFITAYAMLGEAALSFLGVGIPPQIPTWGGIISEGQVYLRQAWWISIFPGAAIVLSVLSLNLLGDGLRDYLDPRLRYS
- a CDS encoding PfkB family carbohydrate kinase; translation: MPRVVLLGLAVLDHRIWVDTWPPVSGRTPATAYVEDLGGGAAVAAATVARLGGTAIFAGPRGGDPAGVRVAAALESYGVDTRFMSVAAAGKTAVSSIVIVPGGERFICAYPGEALHDDPAWAPIAALEGAGAVLVDSRFPRAGQALAAAARPAGVPVVMDFSDVDTAETRALARAATHVVADEEMARQAGGAGALLERLRADGVWGAVTLGARGVVHDGGRVPAFDVAARDTTGAGDVFHGAFTLSLGEGCDPEAALRFASAAAALRCETGGVPDRTAVDRLLAGGRAARDG
- a CDS encoding amidohydrolase family protein, translated to MAMRIDVAAHVLPARYFAKLNAMPGFFMAKRMKGIPCLFDLNVRFRIMDGFGEYRQVLSLALPSIDRLGSPETTPGLARVANDELAELVAAHPDRFAGAFGGLPLNNPDASLRELERLAGHPAFVGVQIYSNVAGRPLDEPPTLAVIEEAARRRMPVFLHPARAPAFADYVTETQSRYDLWQIFGWPYETTVAMARLVFTGLFDRHPDAVIVAHHFGGMAPHFVGRMNGGFEQFGTRGAEGQTETLPVPLAHPPAWYFPRFYADTALFGAAHAMRCGLAYFPPERVLFGSDTPFDPEGGARYIRDTIADLDESGISADRRRMIDEGNFRRLAGERVRARASS
- a CDS encoding peptidyl-alpha-hydroxyglycine alpha-amidating lyase family protein, with product MRVGTGEHTYEVQDNWGRLPDGWSYLEVSGVAVDRQDRAYVFNRGKHPVIVLDRDGAFVGSWGEGAFTRPHAATMAPDDTLWLVDDGDHTIRHCTLDGKVLLTIGTPNKPAPKWSGTPFNRPTHVALAADGSLYITDGYGNTRVHRFTADGRHLGSWGEPGTDPGQFNLPHNVGVDRQGRVYVADRENFRVQIFDGGGRFVGQWNNLYRPCGLYVDRQGDQDRIYVGELCSSIGVSEGIQNLGARLSIFAPSGERIARIGAPLPGSGPGEFVAPHTVAVDSRGDVYVGEVSYTIRGKGLTPPRELRSLQKFARAR
- a CDS encoding ABC transporter permease; amino-acid sequence: MLSYLTGRLAALLPVLLVVAVVVFMLIHVTPGDPARVLLGQDATAEQVAALRHDLGLDRPLPLQFALWIGRAVRGDLGLSFFLHLPVTTDIVEHAGPTAMLSLLGLGVALAIGIPVGIVSAVFRNSWLDQASLALAMLGAAVPSFWLGLSLIVLFAVDLGWLPSSGYRPPGAGLGLSLHYLLLPALALGLPNSSLIIRFTRSSLLDVLGNDYIRTASAKGLPRPRVIFRHAMRNALVPILTVIGLTFAALMGGAVVTETVFSLPGIGQLVVSSVLRRDYPVIQGVVLLVATIYVLVNLAVDMMYFVVDPRVRY
- a CDS encoding aminotransferase class V-fold PLP-dependent enzyme, giving the protein MAGRHFLQIPGPTNVPERILRAMDRAVVDHRGPDLPAVVHEAVAGLKQVFGTARGEIVLYPASGTGAWEASLVNTLSPGDHVLAFVNGHFSQLYAECARRLGLTVETVEVPWGEAVPPEQVRDRLSRDGERRYRAVLVVHNETSTGVTTDLAAVRAAIDAAGHPALYFVDVVSALGSIDLRFDEWKIDVALTGTQKGLMLPPGMAVLCAGPRALEAGERATLPRYFFDWRPVVREMQRGYFPYTPATLMLYGLREAVRMLLEEGLPNVLERHRRLAEGVRRAVTAWGLENLCARREWYSNSLTAVVVPHGVDSDAVVRAAAARLNLSLGVGLGRVKGKVFRIGHLGALNELEVLATLAGTELACTMAGVPVPLGAGVTACERYFAEQYAGTAPARPTAAKAALT
- a CDS encoding ABC transporter substrate-binding protein, with product MAQDRDKGDAVTRITRRGLLTVAAAAGAGLAAGTDRGAPGWLGGTRDAGIAAAAARRGGTLRIAEIGEPLTLDTVATTADLTSTITLPVFEELFIFDANWRIQPLLASSYNVSKDGLTYTITLRKNVPFHNGRDVTPADVVASLNRWGRVSPRGPSVYQNVDSVQPLADGVVIKLKRPYAPLLAFLALPNGAAAIMPREIVEAAGTSPLKQFVGTGPYRFVEWAPDRYVKLARFDHYAARSEPANGYAGRREAWADEVLYYPVSQVATRIAGVQSGDYDVADGINQDAYASLKNDQRVVPEIIRPGSFLTFFFNKKQGIMTNEKLREAVLVALDMQPIMSATFGNPDLYSLYPSVYPKGTPWYTTAGSEWYNVHNVARAKELMKEAGYSGQPVRWLTTQQYDYMFKSTVVATSQLQHAGFTVDMQVLEWAGVLDHRGKPADYDLFTTSHGFVPDPALITVFSSAYPGWWDTSTKNSLLGEFTSESDPAARVKTWSKLQALMYKEAPIVRPGEFYTLMLRSRALETFRASYWIVPWNVAAVK
- a CDS encoding amidohydrolase family protein produces the protein MSRTILRGARVFDGTGRGAPQRHTVVVEDDLIADVLPGDAAGDDGSARTIDLSGRTLLPGLIDLHVHLGWGTRAAVPNVAAVALAAARNVRTAQLAGITCLRDVGTQGGVGMAVRDAVARGDLPGARVYPCGQIICMTGGHGSEPPAPPGTAREADGPDDCRRAVREQVRAGADCIKVTTNGPLNVVEFTQDEMDAIVDEAHRLGRRVACHASLLESTKMAIRAGVDTIEHGCDLDEATARAMADRGITMVPTLLVLKLLMDRWEEYKAVPMMRSIPVRAKRAAESYQIAMAAGVTMAAGTDIFFGLGRFESLPEELAHMVECGMRASEALVAATRHGAEALGAADRLGVIARGKVADLVAVDGDPTADIAALRRVSLVVQGGRVMAGGGA